In one window of Porites lutea chromosome 8, jaPorLute2.1, whole genome shotgun sequence DNA:
- the LOC140945321 gene encoding cubilin-like, which produces MFCGQSLFHPVYSVGNSVQVIFTSLRSQYPGFNATYTAITYSSVCPNMAILNETSGILTSPYYPRRYPFNEKCSWKIIASKGERILLFIEDIHIANCGLSCTCDYLEIQNGSSSDGISSRRRCRYYKDRGIVYHSVKDVLRVTFVSDSGTYWRYRGFKATYIKVKYNATNTACTFVEYLNGFSGFFSTPSFPSNFPQYSKCTWNITVPSGYIIKLSFLYFRLEPHQYFPCYNGPEARVTVTNVVSDDGYQSFMLCGQSSFHPVYSVGNSAQVIFTSLRSQYPGFNATYTAITYKSVCPKMATLNETSGILTSPYYPRRYPSNVKCSWKIIASKGERILLFIEDIQITNCGSSCTCDYLEIQNGSSSDGISGRRRCRYYTDRGIVYHSVKDVLTVTFVSGSGTYRWYRGFRATYIKVKYNATNTACTSSEYLNGLSGFFSTPNFPSNYPQYSKCTWNITVPSGYIIKLSFLYFQLEPYRYSPCFHARVTVTNVASDDGYQPFMLCGQSLFHPVYSVGNSVQVIFTSLRSQYPGFNATYTAITYSSVCPNMATLNETSGVLTSPYYPRRYPSNVKCSWKIIASKGERILVFIEDIQITNCGSSCACDYLEIQNGSSSDGISGRRRCRYYTDRGIVYHSVKDVLTVTFVSDRGTYRRYRGFKATYIKVKYNATNTGKLKVYVQVINFS; this is translated from the exons TCTGTCCCAATATGGCAATCCTGAATGAGACATCAGGAATTCTTACCAGTCCTTACTATCCAAGGCGTTACCCTTTCAACGAGAAATGCAGCTGGAAAATTATAGCAAGTAAAGGAGAACGAATTTTGTTGTTCATTGAAGACATTCATATTGCAAACTGTGGTTTATCTTGCACATGTGACTACCTGGAAATACAAAATGGCTCATCCTCTGATGGCATTTCAAGCAGGCGAAGATGTAGATACTATAAAGACCGTGGGATAGTATACCATTCGGTAAAAGATGTCCTGAGGGTGACGTTTGTTTCTGACAGTGGTACATACTGGCGGTACCGTGGATTTAAGGCAACTTACATCAAAGTGAAATATAATGCAACAAACACCG CTTGTACCTTTGTCGAATATCTTAATGGATTTAGTGGATTCTTTTCAACTCCAAGTTTTCCAAGTAACTTCCCTCAATACAGCAAATGTACCTGGAATATCACAGTTCCCAGCGGGTACATCATTAAACTTAGCTTCCTTTACTTTCGATTGGAGCCACATCAGTACTTTCCCTGCTATAATGGTCCAGAGGCCCGTGTTACAGTCACAAATGTTGTCTCAGATGATGGGTATCAGTCGTTCATGCTGTGCGGTCAGTCTTCTTTTCATCCAGTGTACTCGGTAGGGAATTCCGCTCAAGTCATATTCACGTCTCTGCGCAGTCAATACCCAGGGTTTAATGCCACTTACACGGCTATCACTTATAAATCAG TCTGTCCCAAAATGGCAACCCTGAATGAGACATCAGGAATTCTTACCAGTCCTTACTATCCAAGGCGTTACCCTTCGAACGTGAAATGCAGCTGGAAAATTATAGCAAGTAAAGGAGAACGAATTTTGTTGTTCATTGAAGACATTCAGATTACGAACTGTGGTTCATCTTGCACGTGTGACTACCTGGAAATACAAAATGGCTCATCCTCTGATGGCATTTCAGGCAGGCGAAGATGTAGATACTATACAGACCGTGGGATAGTATACCATTCGGTAAAAGATGTCCTAACGGTGACGTTTGTTTCTGGCAGTGGTACATACCGGTGGTACCGTGGATTTAGGGCAACTTACATCAAAGTGAAATATAATGCAACAAACACAG CTTGTACGTCTAGCGAATATCTTAATGGACTAAGTGGATTCTTTTCAACTCCAAATTTTCCGAGTAACTACCCTCAATACAGCAAATGTACATGGAATATCACAGTTCCCAGCGGGTACATCATTAAACTTAGCTTCCTCTACTTTCAATTGGAGCCATATCGATATAGTCCCTGCTTTCATGCCCGTGTTACAGTCACAAATGTTGCTTCAGATGATGGGTATCAGCCGTTCATGTTGTGTGGTCAGTCTCTTTTCCATCCAGTATACTCGGTAGGGAATTCCGTTCAAGTCATATTCACGTCTCTGCGCAGTCAATACCCAGGGTTTAATGCAACTTACACGGCTATCACTTATAGTTCAG TCTGTCCAAATATGGCAACCCTGAATGAGACGTCAGGAGTTCTTACCAGTCCTTACTATCCAAGGCGTTACCCTTCGAACGTGAAATGCAGCTGGAAAATTATAGCAAGTAAAGGAGAACGCATTTTGGTGTTCATTGAAGACATTCAGATTACGAATTGTGGTTCATCTTGCGCGTGTGACTACCTGGAAATACAAAATGGCTCATCCTCTGATGGCATTTCAGGCAGGCGAAGATGTAGATACTATACAGACCGTGGGATAGTATACCATTCGGTAAAAGATGTCCTAACGGTGACGTTTGTTTCTGATCGTGGTACATACCGGCGGTACCGTGGATTTAAGGCAACTTACATCAAAGTGAAATATAATGCAACGAACACCGGTAAGTTAAAGGTTTATGTGCAGGTGATCAATTTCAGCTAG